The following proteins are encoded in a genomic region of Pseudomonas sp. Os17:
- a CDS encoding PA0613 family protein, whose product MIKRIDEMLKLWAQDLHMPTNLAIGTAGGGNMIAMLMECKGELIRGTRGSRVLLDESADIELIVNKHLPPELALVVMEHYCNHDSFLAQKYAHCGCSRETYYQRLHQAHVFIEGMLMGKVA is encoded by the coding sequence TTGATTAAGCGAATCGACGAGATGCTCAAACTCTGGGCCCAGGATCTGCACATGCCCACGAACCTGGCCATCGGCACGGCCGGCGGCGGTAACATGATCGCCATGCTGATGGAATGCAAAGGCGAGCTGATACGGGGAACCCGTGGCAGTCGGGTGCTGCTGGATGAATCGGCCGATATCGAGCTGATCGTCAACAAGCACCTGCCGCCCGAGCTGGCCCTGGTGGTGATGGAGCATTACTGCAATCACGACAGCTTCTTGGCTCAGAAGTACGCGCACTGTGGTTGCAGTCGTGAGACGTACTACCAGCGCCTGCATCAGGCGCATGTGTTCATCGAGGGCATGCTGATGGGGAAGGTGGCTTGA
- a CDS encoding phage regulatory CII family protein, with protein sequence MSRIALNCIERAKREVLPLDLALYHAARDYPGGAAAIAATTGRNPTTLQHKLSPTHPSHSINIQEFGEILELTKDRRILDAVHALVGDTIWQELAEAYTNDMPETLTTGIAVYFRQVADLADTWAKSIGDGVVSDAELAEIRLQVFRGIQGLLGMFNRACYVNQTTRGADHG encoded by the coding sequence ATGAGCCGTATTGCTCTGAACTGCATTGAGCGGGCCAAGCGGGAAGTTTTGCCGCTCGATCTCGCGCTTTACCATGCTGCCCGGGACTATCCCGGCGGCGCCGCTGCCATCGCTGCCACCACCGGCCGCAACCCGACCACGCTGCAGCACAAGCTGTCTCCCACCCACCCTAGCCACAGCATCAACATTCAAGAATTCGGCGAGATTCTGGAGCTGACCAAGGACCGGCGCATTCTCGATGCGGTGCATGCCTTGGTAGGGGACACGATCTGGCAGGAGTTGGCCGAGGCTTACACCAACGACATGCCGGAGACGCTGACCACGGGCATCGCGGTGTATTTCCGTCAGGTTGCCGACCTGGCCGACACCTGGGCCAAGAGCATCGGCGATGGTGTGGTAAGTGACGCCGAGCTGGCCGAAATCCGCCTGCAGGTGTTTCGCGGCATACAGGGGCTGCTGGGCATGTTTAACCGTGCCTGTTACGTCAACCAGACCACTCGGGGGGCGGACCATGGCTGA
- a CDS encoding phage holin family protein, with protein MTNEQQALAEMPIWLVIVLALVGGVSGEMWRADKEGARGWALVRRLALRSGACIVCGMAAMMLLIGAGVSVWTAGAFGCLTAMAGADVAIGLYERWAAKRIGVSEQPPSGGTA; from the coding sequence ATGACGAACGAGCAACAAGCACTGGCAGAGATGCCGATCTGGTTAGTGATCGTCCTGGCCCTGGTGGGCGGTGTCTCCGGGGAGATGTGGCGAGCAGACAAGGAAGGGGCGAGAGGTTGGGCATTGGTTCGGCGTCTTGCGCTACGGTCCGGTGCCTGCATCGTCTGCGGGATGGCGGCAATGATGTTGCTGATCGGCGCCGGTGTGTCGGTCTGGACGGCGGGCGCCTTCGGTTGCCTGACGGCGATGGCTGGGGCGGATGTTGCCATTGGCTTGTACGAGCGCTGGGCGGCGAAGCGGATCGGCGTCTCGGAGCAGCCACCCAGCGGTGGGACGGCCTGA
- a CDS encoding TraR/DksA family transcriptional regulator, which yields MADIADFANDLVQERLDQALAARQLLRPELAAHSFLICEDCDGPIPEARRLAQPGCTMCVTCQEIDDVRRARHA from the coding sequence ATGGCTGACATTGCGGATTTTGCCAACGATCTGGTGCAAGAGCGCCTCGATCAAGCGCTTGCGGCGCGTCAGTTGCTAAGACCTGAGTTGGCGGCGCATTCCTTCCTTATCTGCGAAGACTGTGACGGTCCTATTCCCGAAGCGCGCCGCTTGGCGCAGCCGGGTTGCACCATGTGTGTGACCTGTCAGGAGATCGATGATGTGCGGAGGGCCCGCCATGCTTGA
- a CDS encoding phage head-tail joining protein, whose product MSFTQKHLDAIEGAIARGEKTVRYGDRTVEYRTVDELLRAREEIRGSLSAAAGPRARVIRLFHGGKGL is encoded by the coding sequence ATGTCCTTTACCCAGAAACACCTCGACGCTATCGAGGGCGCTATCGCTCGCGGTGAAAAAACCGTGCGCTATGGCGACCGCACCGTGGAGTACCGCACGGTGGATGAACTGCTCAGGGCCCGCGAGGAGATCCGGGGCAGCCTGAGTGCAGCCGCCGGACCACGCGCTCGCGTGATCAGGCTTTTCCATGGAGGCAAGGGACTGTAA
- a CDS encoding phage integrase, whose product MRKRTTANRDLPPRMVRRIRKGKNGQIWTAYYYDGRDATGKRKEIPLGTDLDQAKEEWARLERRTPPKPNHLMSYVFDRYEKEIIPGKSIRTQSDNRKELKQLRRAFENAPIESITPQVIAQYRDARTAKVRANREIALLSHAFTIAREWGLTDKANPCFGVRRNKEKPRDYYAGETVWNAVYAEAVQELKDAMDLAYLTGQRPADVLKIAATDLNNGFLLIGQGKTEKRLRLRLEEEGVQSGLSTFIEDLKERRAINGIRTSTLITNASGLRMSQQMLRNRWDDAREKAAIKAAADGDPALAVSIRQFQFKDIRPKAASEIELTHASRLLGHSTEEMTKKVYRRVGEIVKPTK is encoded by the coding sequence GTGCGCAAGAGAACCACAGCCAACCGCGACCTACCGCCGCGCATGGTGCGCCGTATCAGAAAGGGCAAGAACGGCCAGATCTGGACGGCGTACTACTACGACGGCAGGGACGCCACCGGCAAACGCAAGGAAATCCCACTGGGCACCGACCTCGATCAGGCCAAGGAGGAATGGGCCAGGCTGGAACGCAGAACGCCACCCAAGCCTAACCACCTGATGAGCTACGTATTCGACCGGTACGAAAAGGAGATCATCCCCGGCAAGTCGATCCGTACCCAGTCGGACAACCGCAAGGAACTCAAGCAGCTCAGGAGAGCCTTTGAAAACGCACCTATCGAATCGATCACCCCCCAGGTGATCGCCCAGTACCGCGATGCCAGAACCGCCAAGGTCCGAGCCAATCGAGAAATCGCCCTACTCTCTCACGCATTCACCATTGCCCGAGAGTGGGGCCTGACCGACAAAGCCAACCCGTGCTTCGGCGTTCGCCGCAACAAGGAAAAGCCCAGGGACTACTACGCCGGCGAGACCGTATGGAATGCGGTCTACGCCGAGGCGGTGCAGGAACTGAAGGACGCGATGGACCTGGCCTACCTAACCGGACAACGCCCCGCAGACGTGCTCAAGATCGCCGCCACCGACCTGAACAATGGGTTCTTACTGATAGGTCAGGGCAAGACCGAAAAGCGCCTACGCCTGCGCCTGGAGGAAGAAGGCGTGCAGTCAGGCTTGAGCACTTTTATCGAGGATCTAAAGGAACGCAGAGCCATCAACGGCATCAGGACGTCGACGCTGATCACCAACGCCTCAGGGCTACGAATGAGCCAGCAGATGCTACGCAACCGCTGGGACGATGCGCGGGAGAAGGCCGCCATCAAGGCTGCGGCCGATGGCGATCCGGCACTGGCGGTCAGCATTCGGCAGTTTCAGTTCAAGGACATTCGGCCCAAGGCGGCTAGTGAGATTGAGCTGACGCATGCAAGTAGGCTGCTTGGGCATTCAACCGAGGAGATGACCAAGAAGGTCTATCGGCGAGTTGGGGAGATCGTTAAACCTACGAAGTGA
- a CDS encoding BRCT domain-containing protein has translation MVDLHQEFQNSRFFHEARIDRRSVDALIGIAAGITADGNINEKEAIFLKNWIKSNLIHLDDPVVNILYRRLDDMLRDGILDSDEAAELLSLLKQFTGIQEGPAKLFSAPTSLPLNNPPPTLSWEDQVFMLTGTMAYGPRKHCEALITERGGRIGGSVSKKVNFLIIGSIGNEQWMHTSYGLKIKKAVELREAGTPISIISEEHWQRAIFG, from the coding sequence ATGGTTGATTTGCATCAGGAATTTCAAAATAGCCGTTTTTTTCATGAGGCTCGCATAGACAGGCGATCTGTAGACGCACTGATCGGTATTGCAGCAGGCATAACGGCCGATGGAAACATCAACGAAAAAGAAGCAATTTTTCTGAAAAACTGGATCAAAAGTAACCTAATTCATCTTGATGATCCTGTTGTAAACATCCTTTACCGGCGCCTGGACGATATGCTACGCGACGGGATTCTTGATTCTGATGAAGCAGCAGAGCTACTGAGCCTCCTTAAGCAGTTCACAGGGATTCAGGAGGGGCCCGCAAAACTCTTCTCAGCCCCAACATCCCTACCCCTGAACAACCCTCCCCCCACCCTCTCCTGGGAAGACCAAGTATTTATGCTTACCGGGACAATGGCATATGGTCCTCGAAAACATTGCGAAGCCTTGATCACAGAGCGAGGTGGCCGTATTGGAGGCTCCGTTAGCAAGAAGGTTAATTTTCTGATTATCGGCAGCATTGGCAATGAACAATGGATGCACACAAGCTACGGGCTAAAGATCAAAAAAGCCGTTGAGCTCCGCGAAGCAGGTACGCCGATTTCGATCATCAGTGAGGAGCACTGGCAAAGAGCCATATTCGGATGA
- a CDS encoding phage terminase large subunit family protein → MNLARPDGAEVYREAYFRGLQPDPDVWIDEWADEYMRIPRDTGAAEPGQYRTSRTPYAREPMRCLSPAHPCKRVVTMVASQLMKTQIALNWIGGLIHMAPSNILTLLPSLGLAKRVSSRIGKTIKATPVLRERVASSRSRDSRNTMDTKEFEGGSLYVTTAGSAANLAELSARYVYGDEVDRWEVDVGEEGDPIELAETRGSTFGRNAKFYFSSSPTIKGASRISDLFESSDQRYYYVPCPYCGHMQVLEWENLLYSADFSVVHYKCAASGLDCDVLIEEHHKGWMLANGEWRSHAQGDGETVGFHLNALYSPPGWMDWRTLARQFEKAKKAQAKGDLEPMQVFYNTRLAKVWDSAQEQTKAHVLRDRARLENYCLGSMPAGVLMLTAAVDVQANRLELMVMGFGVGMERWVIDHQVIWGDPANEQTWALLDEKLKARYRHPCGVGLAILAAGVDSGGHHTDEVYQFCRLRRWRNVFAIKGASKPGRPVIAQRPSMVDVTWKGQTERNGAELWFVGTDTAKDWIYNRYPFESGPGALHFANDLPDEFFDQCVAESKVARYVKGHKRIEWVKGKADRNEGLDLMVYCLAMAHYLGINRYLESDWDRVRQAMAQSGLFDEVATAAPAQVESVSDEPKPAPVVEPVVQPTATAVMPRPAAPPPQRRMSTSGYLKRR, encoded by the coding sequence ATGAACCTGGCCAGACCTGACGGCGCGGAGGTTTACCGCGAGGCCTACTTTCGTGGCCTGCAGCCTGACCCTGATGTGTGGATTGATGAATGGGCGGATGAGTACATGCGCATCCCCCGCGATACCGGCGCCGCTGAGCCGGGCCAGTACCGGACCTCGCGGACGCCTTATGCCCGGGAGCCCATGCGCTGCCTGTCACCGGCTCACCCCTGCAAGCGCGTGGTCACCATGGTGGCCTCGCAGTTGATGAAAACTCAGATTGCCTTGAACTGGATCGGCGGCCTGATCCACATGGCACCGTCCAACATTCTGACGTTGCTGCCCAGCCTGGGCCTGGCCAAGCGGGTGTCTTCACGGATCGGCAAGACCATCAAGGCCACGCCTGTACTGCGCGAACGGGTGGCGTCCAGCCGCTCGCGGGATTCGCGCAACACCATGGACACTAAGGAGTTTGAAGGCGGGTCGTTGTACGTGACGACGGCGGGGTCTGCGGCCAACTTGGCCGAGCTGTCGGCTCGCTATGTGTACGGCGATGAGGTCGACCGCTGGGAAGTGGACGTCGGCGAGGAGGGTGACCCCATCGAGCTGGCGGAAACCCGGGGCAGTACCTTCGGCCGCAACGCCAAGTTCTATTTCTCCAGCTCGCCCACGATCAAGGGGGCATCGCGGATCAGCGATCTGTTCGAGTCCAGTGACCAACGTTACTACTACGTACCGTGTCCGTATTGTGGGCACATGCAGGTACTTGAGTGGGAAAACCTACTCTACTCGGCCGATTTCAGCGTCGTACATTACAAGTGCGCAGCGTCCGGGTTGGATTGTGACGTTCTGATCGAGGAACACCACAAAGGCTGGATGTTGGCCAACGGCGAATGGCGATCACATGCCCAGGGCGATGGCGAAACGGTAGGTTTCCACCTCAACGCCTTGTACTCGCCACCTGGCTGGATGGACTGGCGCACGCTGGCGCGGCAGTTCGAGAAGGCCAAGAAAGCCCAGGCCAAGGGCGATCTGGAGCCGATGCAGGTGTTCTACAACACCCGGCTTGCCAAGGTGTGGGACAGCGCTCAAGAGCAGACCAAGGCCCATGTGCTGCGGGACCGGGCACGCCTTGAGAACTACTGCCTCGGGTCGATGCCAGCCGGTGTGCTGATGCTGACCGCCGCTGTCGACGTCCAGGCCAACCGCCTGGAGCTGATGGTTATGGGCTTTGGTGTCGGCATGGAGCGCTGGGTGATCGACCACCAGGTGATCTGGGGCGACCCGGCGAACGAACAGACCTGGGCGTTGCTGGATGAGAAGCTCAAGGCGCGTTACCGGCACCCCTGCGGCGTCGGTCTGGCGATCCTTGCCGCTGGTGTCGACTCGGGCGGCCATCACACGGATGAGGTTTATCAGTTCTGCCGGCTCCGCCGTTGGCGCAACGTCTTCGCCATCAAGGGTGCGAGCAAGCCAGGTCGGCCAGTGATCGCCCAGCGGCCGTCGATGGTAGACGTGACCTGGAAGGGCCAGACCGAACGCAACGGCGCCGAGCTGTGGTTTGTTGGTACCGATACCGCCAAGGACTGGATCTACAACCGCTATCCCTTCGAGAGCGGGCCGGGTGCCTTGCACTTTGCCAATGACTTGCCCGATGAGTTCTTCGACCAGTGTGTGGCTGAGAGCAAGGTGGCGCGTTACGTCAAAGGCCACAAGCGCATTGAGTGGGTCAAGGGCAAGGCCGACCGGAACGAGGGGCTCGACCTGATGGTGTATTGCCTGGCGATGGCGCATTACCTGGGCATCAATCGGTACCTCGAATCCGACTGGGACCGCGTGCGGCAGGCCATGGCCCAGTCCGGGCTGTTCGATGAAGTGGCAACCGCTGCACCTGCGCAGGTGGAGTCTGTTTCTGATGAGCCAAAACCAGCTCCAGTCGTTGAACCGGTGGTTCAGCCGACCGCCACGGCGGTTATGCCCCGGCCAGCAGCTCCACCCCCTCAACGCCGTATGTCTACTAGCGGCTATCTGAAGAGACGCTGA
- a CDS encoding DUF4224 domain-containing protein: MELQSETLADEELATITGYQLPSKQIQWLTNNHWEFVLTGARRPIVGRVYARMKLAGVKPSAASAVTEVWSLNLANVS, encoded by the coding sequence ATGGAACTACAAAGCGAAACCCTGGCCGACGAAGAGCTCGCAACCATCACTGGCTATCAGCTCCCGTCCAAACAGATCCAATGGCTGACCAACAACCATTGGGAGTTTGTTCTGACCGGTGCCCGACGTCCCATCGTTGGCCGGGTTTACGCCAGGATGAAGTTAGCCGGCGTTAAACCCTCTGCAGCTAGTGCCGTGACTGAAGTCTGGTCGCTCAACCTTGCGAATGTGAGCTGA
- a CDS encoding Cro/CI family transcriptional regulator: MLTEDAVTFFKSKSKLAAALGISPAAVSQWGVRVPQLRQYQLQALSGGELKVSSTKQDAALAA, from the coding sequence ATGCTCACCGAAGATGCAGTCACATTTTTCAAGAGCAAATCGAAGCTGGCTGCTGCATTGGGTATTTCCCCTGCGGCGGTATCCCAATGGGGTGTGCGTGTACCTCAATTGAGGCAGTACCAATTGCAGGCCCTATCTGGGGGGGAGCTCAAGGTTAGCTCTACGAAACAAGATGCTGCGTTAGCAGCCTAA
- a CDS encoding VapE domain-containing protein, with protein MLDEVLGQFADYGLEPAQPLVFGKLTRCKTAQDKGKEKNGWYVVHEHYTEKGETLIFGSFGDWRSGVTQKIKVKPGRMSAEEREVMRARQEEAKRRAAEVAANAARRAAKRAAGLFKRMPEKGKSTYLDRKQVVGFGVRYAPRSGAFLVPMSNVRDQIVGLQVIYPEKQEDTGRDKSYWPYGLSKEGAFHLIGPHPEPGEPVLVCEGYATGASLHMATSLTVAIAFDAGNLMPVCKAMRERFAGCPIIVCRDDDWKTRRANGEPWNPGRERAENAATVVGGQVVAPIFSGEREIKWTDFNDLHCAEGLEAVRRQVLAVVRPPAAGGWRDQLARSDSGMLIAHMQNVELILSNDERWAGVIGFCSFSAKIVKLRVPPYGGDTGDWADIDDMLVMKWLAQQYNLRVKVGNVIEAVSVVAHYRAFHPVRNYLRGLEWDRVPRLDSWLTEIMGVEPTDYSSKVGKRWMVSAVGRVMAPGCKADSVMILEGAQGAGKSTAMSILGGSWFMDTPFTLGDKDAFQAIRGKWIIELGELDSFNKAESTKAKQFFSASVDTYRESYGRRTMDVPRQCVFVGTTNQDEYLKDATGNRRYWPVACTKVDLEQLRKIRDQLWAEAMFCYQAGDIWWVIRDEAPLFAEAQEERFVVDEWEVPILKWLEESHLGETTTGSQILSEVLKIDPSHWGKPEQMRVGAIMHRLGWRKRRMPALAKSGIRPWAYQKPTNWGRGSALQVAPMEEEPCFD; from the coding sequence ATGCTTGATGAGGTCTTGGGGCAGTTCGCCGATTATGGCCTGGAGCCCGCGCAGCCGTTGGTGTTCGGCAAACTCACTCGCTGCAAGACGGCGCAGGATAAGGGCAAGGAGAAAAACGGCTGGTACGTGGTGCATGAGCACTACACCGAGAAGGGCGAGACCCTGATCTTCGGCAGCTTTGGCGACTGGCGTTCGGGTGTGACACAGAAGATTAAGGTCAAACCCGGGCGGATGAGTGCCGAGGAGCGTGAGGTGATGCGCGCCCGGCAGGAAGAGGCGAAACGCCGGGCGGCGGAAGTCGCCGCCAATGCAGCGCGTCGTGCGGCAAAGCGTGCCGCTGGGTTGTTCAAGCGCATGCCGGAGAAGGGCAAGAGCACCTACCTGGACCGCAAGCAAGTGGTGGGCTTCGGGGTGCGCTATGCGCCGCGCTCGGGTGCGTTCCTGGTGCCTATGAGCAACGTACGCGACCAGATCGTCGGCTTGCAGGTGATCTATCCCGAAAAGCAGGAAGACACCGGGCGCGACAAGTCCTATTGGCCCTATGGTTTGTCCAAAGAGGGCGCTTTCCACCTGATCGGTCCGCACCCTGAGCCCGGCGAGCCGGTGCTGGTGTGTGAGGGCTACGCCACCGGCGCCAGCCTGCATATGGCGACCTCGCTGACCGTGGCCATCGCCTTTGATGCGGGTAATCTCATGCCGGTGTGCAAGGCGATGCGTGAGCGCTTTGCTGGGTGCCCGATCATTGTCTGTCGGGATGATGACTGGAAGACCAGGCGGGCCAACGGCGAGCCCTGGAACCCAGGCAGAGAGCGTGCTGAAAACGCGGCGACGGTGGTCGGTGGCCAGGTGGTGGCCCCGATCTTTTCCGGCGAGCGGGAGATCAAGTGGACCGACTTCAACGACCTGCATTGCGCCGAAGGTTTGGAGGCAGTGCGTCGTCAGGTGCTGGCGGTGGTCAGGCCACCCGCCGCGGGCGGCTGGCGGGATCAGTTGGCCCGCAGTGATAGCGGCATGCTGATCGCACACATGCAGAACGTTGAACTGATCCTGAGCAATGATGAGCGCTGGGCCGGGGTGATTGGCTTCTGTTCGTTCAGCGCCAAGATCGTCAAGCTGCGGGTACCGCCCTATGGCGGCGACACCGGCGACTGGGCCGACATCGACGACATGCTGGTGATGAAGTGGCTCGCGCAGCAGTACAACCTGCGGGTCAAGGTCGGCAACGTGATCGAGGCGGTGAGCGTGGTGGCGCACTATCGAGCGTTTCACCCGGTGCGCAATTATCTGCGTGGCCTTGAGTGGGATCGCGTGCCCCGCCTCGATTCCTGGCTCACCGAGATCATGGGCGTGGAACCGACCGACTACAGCTCAAAGGTCGGTAAGCGCTGGATGGTTTCGGCGGTGGGCCGGGTGATGGCGCCGGGTTGCAAGGCGGACTCGGTGATGATTCTGGAAGGCGCCCAGGGCGCCGGTAAGTCAACGGCCATGAGTATTCTCGGCGGTTCGTGGTTTATGGACACGCCGTTTACCCTGGGCGACAAGGATGCGTTCCAGGCGATCCGGGGCAAGTGGATTATCGAGCTGGGCGAGTTGGACAGCTTCAACAAAGCCGAATCGACCAAGGCCAAGCAGTTCTTCTCGGCCTCGGTGGACACCTACCGCGAGAGCTACGGCCGCAGAACGATGGACGTGCCACGCCAGTGTGTTTTCGTGGGCACCACCAACCAGGATGAATACCTCAAGGACGCCACCGGCAACCGGCGTTATTGGCCGGTGGCCTGCACCAAGGTCGACCTGGAGCAATTGCGGAAGATCCGCGACCAGCTCTGGGCCGAGGCGATGTTCTGCTATCAGGCCGGCGATATCTGGTGGGTGATCCGTGATGAAGCGCCGTTGTTCGCCGAGGCGCAGGAAGAGCGCTTTGTGGTGGATGAATGGGAGGTGCCAATTCTGAAGTGGTTGGAAGAGTCGCACCTTGGGGAGACCACCACCGGCAGTCAGATCCTGTCCGAGGTTCTGAAGATCGATCCCAGTCACTGGGGGAAGCCGGAGCAGATGCGCGTGGGTGCGATCATGCATCGGCTGGGGTGGCGTAAGAGGCGTATGCCGGCACTGGCCAAGAGTGGTATACGCCCATGGGCCTATCAGAAGCCGACCAACTGGGGGCGCGGATCTGCATTGCAGGTGGCGCCGATGGAGGAGGAGCCTTGCTTTGATTAA
- a CDS encoding pyocin activator PrtN family protein — protein sequence MTNANQTPLRLMPAPETATVELLYRTFGDVLIPLEKIRVQYFRNLNEQSFAAEISSGRIQLPVTTLDSSRKAPKYAHIRHVAALIDIRAYRADEEHAKQQHDANEHDQ from the coding sequence ATGACTAACGCCAACCAGACCCCACTGCGCCTGATGCCAGCACCGGAAACCGCCACCGTCGAGCTGCTGTATCGCACCTTCGGCGACGTACTGATCCCGCTGGAAAAGATCCGCGTGCAGTACTTCCGCAACCTCAACGAACAGTCGTTCGCGGCCGAGATCAGCAGCGGCCGCATTCAACTGCCCGTCACCACCCTGGACAGCAGCCGCAAGGCACCGAAGTACGCACACATCCGCCACGTTGCCGCACTGATCGACATCCGCGCCTACCGAGCCGATGAAGAACACGCCAAGCAACAGCACGACGCCAACGAGCACGACCAATAA
- a CDS encoding XRE family transcriptional regulator has protein sequence MNMSERIAYALSTSGKQPRDLAREIGISVARISQLKAGSGGIKAENLFAFARATNCSARWLAEGAGKPEDGDSSPAQDFTIIPPYSTRTSGNGQLNDNAEAPCGLVFKREWLNQMNLEERNLKVIYNQGGSMVPTLADGDMLLLDESQTEPSNRRIFAISRPDGELTIKRLVLTMTNGWIIRSDNEDKRQYPDEIASEQEIRHLHIAGRIVWHGGAL, from the coding sequence ATGAATATGTCCGAACGAATTGCCTACGCCCTGAGCACATCTGGCAAGCAACCAAGAGACCTCGCTAGAGAGATCGGGATCAGTGTTGCTCGCATAAGTCAATTGAAGGCTGGGTCCGGAGGCATAAAGGCAGAAAATCTATTCGCCTTTGCTCGCGCGACAAACTGCTCGGCACGATGGCTAGCAGAAGGTGCTGGAAAGCCAGAAGATGGGGATAGTTCGCCAGCCCAAGACTTCACCATCATTCCTCCATACAGCACTAGAACGTCTGGCAACGGACAATTGAACGACAACGCAGAAGCCCCTTGCGGACTGGTATTCAAGCGTGAGTGGCTCAACCAGATGAATCTTGAAGAACGCAATCTCAAGGTTATATATAACCAAGGTGGCAGCATGGTGCCGACCTTGGCAGATGGCGATATGCTACTCCTTGATGAAAGCCAGACTGAGCCCTCGAATCGGCGGATCTTTGCCATTAGCCGTCCAGACGGTGAACTCACTATCAAACGACTTGTGCTCACAATGACCAACGGATGGATCATTCGTAGTGACAATGAAGACAAGCGTCAGTATCCCGACGAGATCGCCTCAGAACAAGAAATACGCCACCTTCATATAGCAGGCAGAATCGTCTGGCATGGCGGAGCGCTTTAA